In Kangiella koreensis DSM 16069, a single window of DNA contains:
- the dapE gene encoding succinyl-diaminopimelate desuccinylase — MLKQTTVIKEQTTQAHSKIELDYQSVMLELAQNLIRKPSITPSDQGCCDLIGERLEAIGFKLEFMNQNRVSNLWAKRGERHPVVVFAGHTDVVPPGQNAKWDTPAFIPVIKDDYLHGRGASDMKGSLAAMVVAVEQFVFLYPEHQGAIGFMLTSDEEGIAVEGTKHIVDSLLARNEVIDCAIVGEPTTEKLLGDSIRIGRRGSINCKITLHGKQGHVGYPEQLINPIHKSSRLIHKLSSKRWDMPSRFFPSTSCQLVKVHSESGAMNVTPADLELWFNFRYSPRNSFSKIKAYVEKKITKYGLKADIEWDHEAAPYITKRGSLRKSVQSAIQKECGIKPKLTTGGGISDGRFIKQIAKQVIELGPSNKTIHQANERVSIKELDRLRQLYFKILEELLQSKKAARPVELL; from the coding sequence ATGCTGAAGCAAACAACGGTTATTAAAGAGCAAACGACACAAGCACATAGCAAAATAGAGTTGGATTACCAGTCCGTGATGTTGGAGCTGGCACAGAATCTCATTCGAAAACCGTCAATTACTCCCTCCGACCAAGGCTGTTGTGATCTGATTGGTGAGCGATTAGAAGCGATTGGCTTCAAACTTGAGTTCATGAATCAAAATCGGGTGTCCAACCTTTGGGCAAAACGCGGAGAGAGACATCCGGTGGTGGTGTTTGCTGGGCATACCGATGTGGTGCCACCTGGGCAGAATGCAAAGTGGGATACGCCGGCTTTCATCCCGGTCATTAAAGATGACTACCTGCATGGCCGAGGCGCATCAGATATGAAAGGGAGTCTGGCGGCAATGGTGGTGGCGGTGGAGCAGTTTGTTTTCCTTTATCCTGAACACCAGGGGGCAATTGGCTTTATGCTGACCAGTGACGAAGAAGGCATCGCAGTCGAAGGCACAAAACATATAGTTGATAGCTTGCTGGCACGCAATGAAGTGATTGACTGTGCAATTGTGGGTGAACCAACTACTGAGAAGCTTTTGGGTGATTCGATTCGTATCGGCCGTCGAGGCTCCATTAACTGCAAAATTACCCTACACGGCAAGCAAGGACATGTTGGGTACCCTGAGCAGCTCATCAATCCTATCCATAAATCATCACGTCTAATTCATAAACTGTCTTCCAAACGCTGGGATATGCCGAGTCGTTTTTTCCCATCTACCAGCTGTCAACTTGTCAAAGTACATTCCGAAAGTGGAGCCATGAATGTGACTCCAGCGGATCTGGAGCTATGGTTCAATTTTCGTTATTCACCCAGAAACAGCTTTTCAAAAATCAAAGCTTATGTCGAAAAGAAAATAACCAAGTATGGCTTGAAAGCAGATATAGAATGGGATCATGAAGCAGCCCCCTACATTACTAAGCGTGGTTCATTGCGTAAAAGTGTCCAGTCAGCAATTCAAAAGGAGTGCGGTATAAAGCCGAAATTAACTACCGGCGGCGGTATTTCCGACGGGCGATTTATTAAACAAATCGCCAAACAAGTCATAGAACTTGGACCAAGCAATAAAACCATTCATCAAGCTAATGAAAGAGTCAGCATCAAAGAGCTCGATCGGTTGCGTCAACTCTATTTCAAAATATTGGAAGAGCTTTTGCAAAGCAAGAAAGCAGCAAGACCTGTTGAACTCCTTTAG
- a CDS encoding amidohydrolase, with protein MRMTKWIVGFALLITSSLFTVAQALPTLIHNVKGYTFADGELVQFDSLLFEKDTVIAYGSHKDLADTAKVSIAIDGKGATLLPGLTDAHGHVLGLGLNLMRVDLRGIDSLDQTLQTIKDYAKANSELRWIQGRGWNQVLWAKKEFPTKQMLDPIINDRPVWLSRIDGHAGWANSKALELAGITKDTVDPAGGKIIKDANGEPTGVLVDAAMGLVESKIPELNSMERRTALELAFDHMLKLGITSVHDAGVDFETYKLMLEMAKQNQIPVRLYGMLSGSDTYLKTMLELGKVELPFLKFRSVKLYSDGALGSRGAALLAPYSDDPDNKGLLLTTEKKLAADLSLITQYGFQANVHAIGDAANRLVLDAFAKLPEEQSADVLRHRIEHAQVVALDDIPRFAELNIIASMQPTHATSDMNMAGDRLGNERLKGAYAWRKMREHDVLIAAGSDFPVELANPFLGIHAAVTRQSSDNQPEGGWLPGEKLDRAETLKAFTIDAAYSGFWEDEIGSLETGKKADFILIDRDIFSVEPELLDDVNVLQTWVGGKRLH; from the coding sequence ATGCGTATGACCAAATGGATTGTGGGCTTTGCCCTGTTAATAACTTCAAGTCTCTTCACCGTGGCTCAGGCTCTTCCGACCCTGATTCATAACGTTAAAGGCTATACTTTTGCTGATGGCGAGTTGGTGCAATTCGATAGCCTGTTATTTGAAAAAGATACCGTTATCGCTTATGGCTCCCATAAAGACCTGGCCGATACTGCCAAGGTCAGCATTGCTATTGATGGCAAAGGCGCGACTTTATTACCAGGCTTAACCGATGCCCATGGCCATGTTCTAGGCCTAGGCCTGAATTTAATGCGTGTCGATTTACGCGGTATTGATTCACTGGATCAAACCTTACAAACAATCAAAGACTACGCCAAAGCCAATTCAGAGCTGCGCTGGATTCAGGGGCGTGGCTGGAATCAGGTACTGTGGGCCAAAAAAGAGTTTCCAACCAAGCAAATGCTAGACCCCATAATTAACGACCGTCCTGTTTGGCTAAGCCGTATTGATGGTCATGCTGGCTGGGCTAACTCAAAAGCATTAGAGCTTGCCGGCATTACTAAAGACACCGTTGACCCCGCAGGTGGCAAAATCATAAAAGATGCCAATGGCGAGCCAACAGGCGTGTTAGTTGATGCAGCCATGGGGCTGGTTGAAAGTAAAATTCCTGAATTGAATAGCATGGAGCGTCGAACAGCTTTGGAGCTGGCTTTTGATCACATGCTTAAATTGGGTATCACTTCGGTACACGATGCTGGTGTTGACTTTGAAACTTATAAATTGATGCTGGAAATGGCCAAACAGAATCAAATCCCGGTTCGCTTGTATGGCATGTTAAGTGGCAGTGATACATATCTCAAAACCATGCTGGAGTTGGGCAAAGTCGAGCTTCCTTTTTTAAAATTCCGCTCCGTAAAACTCTACAGCGACGGTGCTTTAGGAAGTCGTGGTGCCGCATTACTGGCACCTTACTCTGACGATCCCGATAACAAAGGGCTTTTACTGACCACTGAAAAGAAACTTGCAGCAGATTTAAGTCTAATTACACAATACGGCTTTCAGGCAAATGTGCATGCGATTGGTGATGCAGCCAATCGCTTAGTGCTGGATGCTTTTGCCAAATTGCCCGAAGAGCAATCTGCTGATGTGCTTCGTCATCGCATCGAACATGCTCAAGTAGTGGCACTCGATGATATCCCACGCTTTGCTGAGTTGAATATTATTGCCTCTATGCAACCAACCCATGCTACCAGCGATATGAATATGGCCGGTGATCGTTTAGGCAATGAGCGTTTAAAAGGTGCTTATGCGTGGCGCAAGATGCGTGAGCATGATGTACTGATTGCCGCTGGTTCGGACTTTCCTGTTGAGCTAGCCAACCCTTTTCTGGGTATTCATGCTGCTGTAACTCGCCAGAGCAGTGATAACCAACCTGAAGGTGGCTGGTTGCCTGGTGAAAAGCTTGACCGAGCCGAGACTTTAAAAGCATTTACCATCGATGCTGCCTATTCTGGCTTTTGGGAAGATGAGATTGGTAGTCTTGAGACTGGCAAAAAAGCAGACTTTATTCTGATTGACAGGGATATTTTCTCAGTTGAACCAGAGTTGCTGGATGATGTGAACGTTTTGCAGACTTGGGTGGGCGGTAAACGTTTGCACTGA
- a CDS encoding proline--tRNA ligase, whose product MRSSQYLLSTQREDPSDAELISHKLMLRAGMIRKIASGMYTWLPTGLRVLRKVEAIVREEMNKAGAIEMLMPSVQPSELWEESGRWDQFGPELLRFKDRHGRDFCLGPTHEEIITAVIRDEINSYKQLPASFYQIQTKFRDEVRPRFGVMRAREFLMKDAYSFHVDEESLSETYQVMHQAYCNIFERIGLDYRPVLADTGAIGGSNSHEFHVLAESGEDAIAFSSEGDYAANIEKAQSLAPQNEAQAPTQNLIKVETPNTKSIKQVCELLKVKAQQTVKTLLVVGEDESNPVVALCLRGDHELNEIKAGKHPLVAEPVQLISDEEVKSVAGCDVGSVGPSGLDIPIIVDRDAAVLSDFVCGANDTGFHFTGANWQRDAQISEVMDIRNVVAGDPSPDGKGILEIKRGIEVGHIFQLGNKYSEAMNCKVLDQNGKAVTLAMGCYGVGVSRIVAAAIEQNYDNNGIIWPQAIAPFQVAIIPMNMHRSEQVQQIADKLYQDLQQQGIDVIFDDRKERPGVMFSDMELIGVPHRLVVSERGLENGTIEYKNRQNTAKDDVSVENVVDYIKGLLQQ is encoded by the coding sequence ATGCGTAGTAGCCAATACTTACTTTCCACACAAAGAGAAGATCCAAGCGACGCTGAGCTGATCAGCCATAAGTTAATGCTCAGAGCAGGTATGATCCGCAAGATTGCCTCAGGCATGTACACCTGGCTACCTACTGGTTTACGTGTTTTACGTAAAGTAGAGGCCATTGTTCGAGAAGAAATGAACAAGGCTGGTGCCATTGAGATGTTAATGCCGAGCGTGCAACCCTCAGAATTATGGGAAGAATCAGGCCGCTGGGACCAGTTTGGTCCAGAATTACTGCGTTTTAAAGATCGTCATGGTCGTGACTTCTGCCTGGGTCCAACCCACGAAGAAATTATCACGGCAGTCATACGCGACGAGATAAATAGCTACAAGCAACTGCCAGCAAGTTTTTATCAAATCCAGACTAAATTCCGAGATGAGGTACGTCCTCGCTTCGGCGTTATGCGCGCTCGCGAGTTCTTGATGAAAGACGCCTATTCTTTTCACGTTGATGAAGAATCATTATCAGAAACCTACCAGGTTATGCATCAAGCCTACTGCAATATTTTCGAGCGTATTGGTCTGGATTACCGTCCGGTGTTGGCAGATACCGGAGCAATAGGTGGTAGTAACTCGCATGAATTCCACGTATTGGCAGAGTCTGGCGAAGACGCGATTGCTTTCAGTAGTGAGGGTGATTACGCAGCCAATATCGAAAAAGCACAGAGTCTGGCACCTCAAAACGAAGCACAAGCGCCGACCCAAAACTTAATTAAAGTTGAAACACCCAATACCAAATCTATAAAGCAAGTCTGTGAGTTACTGAAAGTTAAAGCGCAACAGACGGTTAAAACCTTATTGGTGGTGGGTGAAGATGAAAGCAATCCGGTGGTAGCTTTATGTTTACGTGGTGATCACGAGCTGAATGAAATTAAAGCTGGCAAACATCCTTTAGTCGCAGAACCGGTGCAGTTAATTTCTGATGAAGAGGTTAAGTCTGTAGCAGGGTGCGATGTCGGCTCTGTTGGGCCATCTGGTTTAGATATCCCTATCATTGTGGATCGTGATGCTGCAGTACTCAGTGACTTTGTCTGTGGTGCCAATGACACTGGCTTCCATTTCACAGGCGCTAACTGGCAACGTGATGCGCAAATATCCGAAGTGATGGATATTCGTAATGTAGTTGCTGGCGATCCAAGTCCAGATGGTAAAGGTATTCTGGAAATCAAACGCGGTATCGAAGTTGGGCATATTTTCCAGCTTGGTAACAAATATTCAGAGGCCATGAACTGCAAGGTACTCGACCAAAATGGCAAAGCAGTGACATTAGCCATGGGGTGTTACGGTGTCGGTGTGTCGCGCATCGTTGCCGCGGCCATTGAACAGAATTATGACAATAACGGTATTATCTGGCCACAAGCCATTGCACCATTTCAGGTTGCTATTATCCCAATGAATATGCACCGCTCGGAGCAAGTGCAGCAAATTGCTGACAAGCTCTATCAAGATCTACAACAACAGGGGATCGACGTGATTTTTGATGATCGCAAAGAGCGTCCCGGCGTTATGTTCTCAGACATGGAACTGATTGGTGTTCCTCATCGACTAGTGGTAAGCGAACGTGGTTTGGAAAACGGTACTATCGAATATAAGAACCGCCAAAACACCGCTAAAGATGACGTCAGTGTAGAAAATGTTGTAGATTATATTAAAGGGTTGTTACAACAATAA
- a CDS encoding transglycosylase SLT domain-containing protein has product MTPSRNFIIIVLVALAGFTGTSRAQERPNQAFYDELKALMEAENHFVDRYDAEVWMKDMSGRLARRAPHIPEDERLKILTLVHRYANSSGVDPQLVLAIMEVESNFDRYALSVANARGLMQIMPFWKDEIGHQKDSLFDMETNVRYGCYILKLYLDMEKGNLTYALGRYNGSRGRAKYPNKVYAALRKRWAL; this is encoded by the coding sequence ATGACACCGAGTAGAAATTTTATAATTATTGTTCTTGTCGCTTTGGCTGGTTTCACTGGAACCAGTCGGGCTCAAGAGCGACCAAACCAAGCTTTCTATGATGAGCTAAAAGCTTTGATGGAAGCTGAAAATCATTTTGTTGATCGCTATGATGCCGAAGTCTGGATGAAAGACATGTCAGGGCGTCTTGCTCGCCGCGCACCTCATATTCCCGAAGATGAACGTTTGAAAATTCTGACTTTAGTACACCGTTATGCTAATTCTTCTGGTGTTGATCCACAGCTGGTGCTCGCCATTATGGAAGTGGAAAGTAACTTTGACCGTTATGCCCTTTCAGTGGCTAATGCACGTGGTTTAATGCAGATCATGCCTTTCTGGAAAGATGAAATCGGACATCAAAAAGATTCCCTATTTGATATGGAGACCAATGTCAGGTACGGCTGTTATATTTTAAAACTGTATCTGGATATGGAAAAAGGTAACCTGACTTATGCACTAGGGCGTTACAATGGTTCTCGTGGCAGAGCTAAGTATCCCAATAAAGTTTACGCTGCACTGCGAAAGCGCTGGGCGCTATAA
- a CDS encoding patatin-like phospholipase family protein has product MTERPSIPGLILSGGGARAAYQVGVLKAVSQILEHPEQSPFRIVSGTSAGAINSCAVAEHSHRFNEGIKRLEQLWANLTPEQIYHTKLRQLSSNALRWIWNILRPASQLKKPLALLDNAPLRKLLTKAIRFDDIRENIDNGFLDAACITAYNYNTGDSVSFFQGIPDLVEWQRFRRFGKAEDLTLSHLMGSTAIPMIFPSEPINDIHFGDGSMRFLTPLSPTLHLGANKLFVVTVEPLRGEVDHNIKIPSIGDISGHLLDSIFIDSLESDIERMMRVNELMAHIPERDIVREQLTLKQVDTFIISPSIDPMELAGQYFKNLPRGLRFFFKRIGVDDENGESILSYLLFDKSFTNHLIELGYQDAMKQEHNILDFFNYQQTQQTDEPEQKDESEKKETPQQKKLSPQDL; this is encoded by the coding sequence ATGACTGAACGCCCTTCAATTCCAGGACTGATTCTTAGTGGTGGCGGTGCACGTGCCGCTTATCAAGTGGGTGTCCTCAAAGCTGTTTCACAAATACTAGAACATCCAGAACAGTCTCCCTTTAGAATTGTCTCAGGTACCTCTGCTGGTGCTATTAATTCCTGCGCGGTCGCAGAGCATAGCCACCGTTTTAACGAAGGTATCAAACGACTGGAGCAGCTCTGGGCCAACCTAACGCCGGAGCAAATTTACCATACTAAGCTACGTCAGTTGTCGAGCAATGCTTTGCGTTGGATATGGAATATTTTACGTCCAGCCAGCCAACTCAAGAAACCACTGGCACTGCTTGATAACGCACCACTACGTAAACTGCTAACCAAAGCTATTCGCTTTGATGATATTCGTGAAAATATCGACAATGGCTTCCTAGATGCAGCCTGCATCACTGCATACAACTACAATACAGGTGATTCAGTCAGCTTCTTTCAAGGAATACCAGACTTGGTTGAGTGGCAACGCTTTCGTCGTTTTGGTAAAGCGGAAGACTTAACTTTGTCGCACCTGATGGGCTCAACTGCTATTCCCATGATATTTCCCTCCGAGCCTATCAATGATATTCACTTCGGTGACGGCTCGATGCGCTTTTTAACGCCGCTAAGCCCTACGCTGCACTTAGGCGCGAATAAACTGTTTGTGGTGACTGTTGAGCCATTGCGCGGCGAGGTAGATCACAACATCAAAATCCCTTCTATTGGTGACATCAGCGGTCACTTATTGGACAGTATTTTCATCGACAGTCTGGAAAGTGATATCGAACGCATGATGCGTGTTAATGAATTGATGGCACATATTCCCGAACGCGATATTGTGCGTGAGCAATTAACGCTCAAACAGGTGGATACCTTTATTATTTCGCCGAGTATTGATCCGATGGAACTTGCCGGCCAGTATTTCAAAAACTTACCACGCGGTCTGCGCTTTTTCTTTAAACGTATTGGTGTTGACGACGAAAATGGTGAAAGTATTTTGAGCTATCTGCTTTTTGATAAGTCTTTCACCAACCACTTAATCGAGCTTGGCTATCAAGATGCGATGAAGCAGGAACATAACATTTTAGACTTCTTCAACTACCAGCAAACTCAGCAGACAGATGAACCAGAGCAGAAAGATGAATCTGAGAAGAAAGAGACGCCTCAACAAAAAAAACTATCTCCGCAAGATCTATAA
- a CDS encoding Rossmann-fold NAD(P)-binding domain-containing protein, whose protein sequence is MNSFDDFFAHYPPEVAPFLHQMLADYQATQPYKGFSIVHNVPLTQTTLLKIACLKAAGADLIVTNPSFMNEDQDAIQILENEKVSYVPLEQVKGEFDFLLDCGAELVDSCYARKGIVELTRTGAMRYQQHKEFHVPIVSVDDTRLKCLETCLGTGEGVYRAITQIANIDLTNKNILIFGYGKVGIGIAYYFSKITPNIIIAEADRERLTLIEHRGHQSVDAKQSQLIEHAAEASDLIITATGLKDIISDNYHTGAFKDKLLANAGAEDEFGFAFEASEVLADKKPVNFILKEPTLMEFLDPIFYAHNIAIDDALSNKKTGFRALDSKTDQAIVSQWAEHHDWTLDQLNAIF, encoded by the coding sequence ATGAACAGCTTTGATGATTTTTTTGCACATTACCCACCGGAAGTTGCGCCTTTTTTGCATCAAATGCTGGCCGACTATCAAGCAACTCAACCCTATAAAGGATTCTCAATCGTCCATAATGTTCCACTAACTCAAACTACCCTGCTAAAGATTGCCTGCCTCAAGGCTGCTGGCGCCGATCTCATCGTAACTAATCCAAGTTTCATGAACGAAGACCAAGATGCGATACAAATTTTAGAGAATGAAAAGGTTTCTTATGTACCGCTTGAGCAAGTCAAAGGTGAATTTGATTTCCTACTCGACTGTGGTGCTGAGCTGGTCGACTCCTGTTATGCACGTAAGGGCATTGTCGAGCTTACACGAACTGGTGCCATGCGTTACCAACAGCACAAAGAATTTCATGTTCCAATTGTGTCAGTGGATGATACTCGATTAAAGTGTCTGGAAACTTGCCTGGGTACTGGTGAAGGGGTTTACCGTGCGATTACACAAATCGCCAATATAGACCTAACTAACAAGAATATTTTGATTTTTGGTTACGGTAAAGTTGGTATTGGCATCGCTTATTATTTCTCAAAGATCACACCCAACATCATTATTGCTGAAGCCGACAGAGAGCGTTTAACACTCATAGAGCACCGCGGTCATCAAAGTGTTGATGCCAAGCAATCTCAATTGATTGAACATGCCGCAGAAGCTAGCGACCTGATTATTACCGCCACAGGACTGAAAGATATCATTAGTGATAACTATCACACAGGGGCATTTAAAGACAAACTCCTTGCCAATGCTGGAGCAGAAGATGAATTCGGCTTTGCTTTTGAAGCAAGCGAAGTATTAGCTGATAAAAAACCGGTTAATTTTATTCTCAAAGAACCGACTCTGATGGAGTTTCTTGATCCGATTTTCTATGCTCATAATATTGCTATAGACGACGCGCTGAGTAATAAGAAAACAGGATTTAGAGCTTTAGATAGCAAGACTGATCAAGCCATTGTTTCACAATGGGCAGAGCATCATGATTGGACGCTAGACCAGTTGAATGCAATCTTTTAA
- the tilS gene encoding tRNA lysidine(34) synthetase TilS encodes MTKSEPVSQAIDEFLALCISKSINHIVVALSGGVDSLSLLHALHLARTSDSSYSLSAVYIDHQLQAPSSDWAKQNQRFCESLDIPFQSVQVEVDKDLASLESTARKARYQALSEFVPNPQTCLVTGQHLNDQAETFLLQLFRGAGSKGLASMPKLTDFAQGYLARPLLTVSRKALESYCNSNGLQAIEDPTNQDTDIRRNFVRHQVMPLVEQKWPQASKVIASASEIQADNQQLLDELAAIDFENCYEVKQNSLVLAEVRQLSPQRVRNLLRYWLEGCGADMPSQAVLQQIQTQMLDAKEDANPAIEMSSGSIRRYRDGLYWVTETGVDYAEFELIWLTDRDLTHNEQLLIPLNWLQQNHPHLVGKELMVKGRQGGERIRFEPSKPSISLKNYFQEQGIPPWQRDQVLLLEFEGELRAIFLAR; translated from the coding sequence ATGACAAAATCAGAGCCAGTTTCTCAAGCGATCGATGAGTTTCTGGCTCTTTGCATTTCTAAATCTATAAATCATATCGTTGTTGCATTAAGTGGTGGTGTTGATTCGCTGAGCTTATTGCATGCACTGCATTTGGCTAGAACATCTGATTCCAGCTATTCGTTGTCGGCTGTGTATATTGATCATCAATTGCAAGCGCCATCTTCAGATTGGGCAAAGCAAAACCAACGCTTCTGTGAGTCCTTAGACATTCCTTTTCAGTCGGTCCAAGTTGAAGTCGATAAGGATTTAGCAAGCCTTGAAAGCACCGCCCGTAAAGCGCGTTATCAGGCGCTATCTGAATTTGTGCCGAATCCTCAGACGTGTTTAGTAACTGGTCAGCATTTGAATGATCAGGCTGAGACGTTCCTGTTGCAGCTGTTTCGTGGTGCAGGCAGTAAAGGTCTGGCGTCTATGCCAAAGCTTACAGACTTTGCGCAAGGCTATCTGGCTCGCCCATTATTGACCGTGTCCAGAAAAGCACTAGAGAGTTACTGTAATTCTAATGGATTACAAGCCATCGAAGACCCCACCAATCAAGATACAGATATAAGGCGTAATTTTGTGCGTCATCAAGTGATGCCATTGGTTGAACAGAAATGGCCGCAGGCATCAAAAGTGATAGCTTCGGCGAGTGAGATTCAAGCTGACAATCAGCAACTATTGGATGAACTGGCGGCGATTGATTTCGAAAACTGTTATGAAGTAAAGCAAAACTCATTGGTGTTAGCAGAAGTAAGACAGTTAAGCCCGCAACGAGTTAGAAATCTTCTCCGCTACTGGTTAGAAGGCTGTGGTGCGGATATGCCAAGCCAAGCAGTATTACAGCAAATCCAGACGCAAATGCTCGATGCCAAAGAAGATGCTAATCCTGCTATTGAAATGAGCAGTGGCTCAATCAGACGATATCGTGATGGCCTTTATTGGGTCACCGAAACGGGCGTGGATTATGCGGAATTTGAACTCATTTGGCTTACTGACCGTGACTTGACTCATAATGAACAGTTGTTGATTCCGCTGAACTGGTTGCAACAGAATCACCCACACCTGGTTGGTAAAGAATTAATGGTCAAAGGACGACAAGGTGGCGAGCGTATTCGATTTGAGCCAAGTAAGCCGAGCATCTCATTAAAGAATTATTTTCAGGAGCAGGGCATCCCACCGTGGCAGCGAGATCAGGTTTTGTTATTAGAGTTTGAGGGTGAGCTTCGCGCGATATTCTTGGCGAGATAA
- the accA gene encoding acetyl-CoA carboxylase carboxyl transferase subunit alpha — protein sequence MSLNFLDFERPIAELEAQIDELRMMGEDTEINISEEIERLKKKSKDLTKQIFSDLTPWQVAQLARHPQRPYTRDYIEHIFTDFDELAGDRAYSDDASIVGGLARLNDKPVVVIGHQKGRDTKEKIKHNFGMSRPEGYRKAKRIMELAERFSLPVFTFIDTPGAFPGVGAEERGQSEAIARNLKVMSRLEVPIIATVIGEGGSGGALAIGVGDRVNMLQYSTYSVISPEGCASILWKSAEKAEEAAQAMGITAERIKSLGLIDNIVAEPLGGGHRDYFAMGKSLKERLVKDMDDLEKLSVDQLLAKRYNKLMSFGTVSEE from the coding sequence ATGAGTTTGAATTTTCTAGACTTTGAACGTCCTATCGCAGAATTAGAAGCGCAAATCGACGAATTGCGCATGATGGGCGAAGATACTGAAATCAATATTAGCGAAGAGATTGAGCGTTTAAAAAAGAAGTCGAAAGACCTCACTAAGCAAATCTTTTCTGACCTAACGCCGTGGCAGGTTGCGCAATTAGCGCGTCACCCGCAGCGTCCTTACACTCGTGATTATATTGAGCACATATTCACTGACTTTGATGAGTTGGCAGGCGACAGAGCCTATTCCGATGATGCGTCAATTGTCGGTGGACTCGCGCGATTGAATGATAAGCCCGTGGTAGTCATTGGCCATCAAAAGGGTCGTGATACCAAAGAGAAAATTAAGCATAACTTTGGTATGTCACGTCCGGAAGGCTATCGTAAAGCCAAGCGCATCATGGAGCTTGCTGAGCGTTTCTCGCTACCAGTATTCACCTTCATTGATACGCCAGGGGCATTTCCAGGCGTGGGTGCTGAAGAACGTGGTCAGAGTGAAGCGATTGCTCGAAACCTAAAAGTGATGTCGCGCCTTGAAGTCCCTATTATCGCTACTGTGATTGGTGAAGGTGGTTCCGGTGGTGCATTGGCGATTGGTGTTGGTGACCGTGTTAACATGCTTCAATATTCGACTTACTCGGTGATTTCACCTGAAGGCTGTGCCTCGATTCTTTGGAAGAGTGCTGAGAAAGCAGAAGAAGCGGCGCAAGCGATGGGGATTACTGCTGAGCGTATCAAGAGCCTTGGCCTGATCGACAATATCGTTGCTGAACCATTAGGCGGCGGTCATCGTGATTATTTTGCGATGGGTAAAAGCTTAAAAGAGCGTTTAGTGAAAGATATGGACGACCTTGAAAAATTGAGCGTTGATCAATTGCTCGCCAAGCGTTACAACAAGCTGATGTCGTTCGGTACTGTCAGCGAAGAATAA